A genome region from Erigeron canadensis isolate Cc75 chromosome 3, C_canadensis_v1, whole genome shotgun sequence includes the following:
- the LOC122591193 gene encoding transcription factor bHLH144: protein MQGGQQNFPQNRDQTSSGYSPDPCISSFFGQNVDLHPSHDCPRNYVIFDRTDRHSQIMYNPGLNMGAPYFPDTKVMQKDANSSRVMKEDMADIDALLSFEDEDEEEYEEEEEASTARTAGNDTSDTSDSCSSRPRNWFGSTSAHESKGSEGKREKMRKMVKSLRGIVPGGNRQMSTADVLDEAVKYLKTLKVEAQKMGVGNLPG, encoded by the coding sequence ATGCAGGGTGGCCAACAAAATTTCCCTCAAAATCGAGATCAAACGAGTAGTGGGTATTCACCCGATCCTTGTATTTCATCATTCTTTGGTCAAAATGTTGACCTTCATCCATCACACGATTGCCCGAgaaattatgttatatttgaCAGGACAGATAGGCATAGCCAGATTATGTATAACCCTGGTCTGAACATGGGTGCACCTTACTTCCCTGATACTAAAGTGATGCAAAAAGATGCAAACTCATCTAGGGTTATGAAAGAAGATATGGCAGATATTGATGCTTTATTGAGctttgaagatgaagatgaggaagaatatgaagaggaagaagaggCTAGCACAGCACGGACAGCGGGAAATGATACAAGTGATACATCTGATTCTTGTTCTTCGAGACCAAGAAACTGGTTTGGGTCAACGTCGGCCCATGAGTCAAAGGGTAGCGAAGGAAAACGTGAAAAGATGAGAAAGATGGTGAAGTCACTTAGAGGAATCGTGCCTGGTGGTAACCGGCAAATGAGCACCGCTGATGTTCTTGACGAAGCTGTCAAATACCTCAAAACTCTTAAAGTTGAAGCACAGAAGATGGGTGTTGGTAATTTGCCAGGTTGA